TAATTTTTTCATTATAGTTACCCCCTATTATTCCAGTTAAGTAAAAACAATGATGCAACAAATAAACCAGTGCAATATCCTAACCCACCAAAAATTGGTCCATAAATATTATTAAAACTAACAGTAATCAAGGCAGAAACTGGTTTTGATAAAAAATAATTAATATTACCATCTGATGTCGCATAAAATGTTGTTCAAGCGCCATACTTTTGCGGAACAAAATAACTCATAACAACGGTTACTTTTGAACCAGCCATTGTTGATGGTGATAAAAATAAATCTGAAAAAATAACAGCAAAAAATAAAAATAAAATAACTAAACTTTGAGTTAATGAAATACTCTTTAATGAACCAGCAATTAATGTTGCAACCCCAATACTTGATAACACAACAATTGATGCTCCCAAAAAGAAACCAGCTCATGCTAGAAAAGCTTGACCAAATGTCCCGTAACTTAAAAAACTAAAGGCTTCTAAAAAATCATTTGTTCCACTAGGTGAATAAATGGCATTAATTGTTACCATAATAATTGCCCCAAATAAAATTGCGGATAATCCAATTACATAACCAACAATTCAAATTGCTAGTAAAAATTGTGATTTACTTGTTCCAATAACATGGATTCGTTTTAAAAAAATTGAGGCTTTTCATTCAGAAATTAAAGTATTTAATAAAATAGCTATTCCAAACCCCGGAATTAACAATAAACCCATAATTAATGGTGGCAATAATTTATTAGCACCGCCAAATGATTGATACATATAAACTCCTAACATAAAAATAATTGGAACAATATAAACATATATGTATGTTCGTAAGTTTTTATAAACTGATGCAAATAATAATCTTAAATTTTTCGCTAAAAAAGCATTAAATTCAAAATAATCTTGTTTTAAGTTTTGATACTTAATTTTTGGTGTCATTTTTAGCAGTCTCCTTTTGTTTTAAATTTGTATAATAGTTTTCCATAAATTTGCGGACTGTTCCATAGGATGTTAAAATTTCAGTTAAACCTAAATCGTAAATAATGTGCCCCTGTTCAAGTAATATTACTCGTTCACATAGTTTTTCAACTTCTTCAGGAATATGTGAAACCATCAAGAGTGTTGCTTGATGGAGCTTTAAATAAGTTTGAAAAAAACCAATTAACTCAATTTGCATACTTAAATCTAAACTAGTAATTAATTCATCTAAAATAATAATTTCAGGATCATTAATAACACTTAGCATTGCATTAAAACGTTGGCGTTGTCCTCCCGATAAATTATTTAAATCTTTATTAACAAAGTCTTTAATTCCAAAAACTAATAGTAATTCTTCAAGTTTACTATTATCATATTCTT
This genomic window from Spiroplasma sp. SV19 contains:
- a CDS encoding ABC transporter ATP-binding protein; translated protein: MSEKHIEIKELTKKVKNQIIIEKLNLEIKKGERIAILGANGSGKTTLVELISGITKPSMGTVTIHTDVPKIKQIGLQFQEGYWPKGLTPQAIINYYVNKKEYDNSKLEELLLVFGIKDFVNKDLNNLSGGQRQRFNAMLSVINDPEIIILDELITSLDLSMQIELIGFFQTYLKLHQATLLMVSHIPEEVEKLCERVILLEQGHIIYDLGLTEILTSYGTVRKFMENYYTNLKQKETAKNDTKN